The segment GTAATCTGTAAGAAAGCTACTAAGGAGGATCACAAACCACACTGATTTGTATATATACACTGTACATGTCTATGTATATCTGTATTGTTGCACAGCAGTACATTACATTTATGTAGTAACAGTATGTGCTGTATATTAGCAAAAGCTTCCTTATTATCTTCCAAAACTGCTAGACTTCAGCATGAGTGAGAATTAATGGAAGTGAATATATCAGGACAACATGACAATACAACCTGTGCTGCTTGTTGCCATATGGTACAATGCCAAGTTTTTATAGTCGTAATTAAAGTATCAAGCAAGGCATATGTTAACATTCTTCATCTCGTTCTGTAGGTTGACATGAGCAAGGTAAACCTGGAAGTAATCAAGCCATGGATAACAAAGAGAGTAACAGAAATCCTTGGATTTGAAGATGATGTAGTAATTGAATTTATATTCAATCAGTTGGAAGTGAAGGTAATAATTTTGCTGTGGTTGGTTCTCCGTATACGTAATTGTATTGCATACTTCTGCATAAACTGAAATTTTTCTGTCAAAAAACCAGTTGAAATTAGGAGGGATTTTGTTGCAATGCATATTGTGAATAATTCACTTTGTAAAACATGTGACCGTTTTAGTGAAGGTACATAGTATGCAAAACTGCTCAGGTGAAAAATCAGACTTACTGTGTTGATTTTGCTGTTACATGTTAAGCTACTTTGACAGCAATTTTCTAATGATGATGTGATTTATGATTTAAAAGGCCTGAACCAAAATGGAAGTTATTCCTTGCGTCTGAAGTATAGCACCATCACCTTATTAGGTCACAGCAGAGTGAGTGTCCAATGTCGCTCTGACCAACTCCCTTGATGATGCAGTGTGTGTTTGGAGGTGAGTTGTGTAAAGTGGCCGAACCAAAGACAGAAAGCATCCAACAGAAAGAAATTGGGCAAAGCTTTACACTGCTCTTTAAATTGTTTGGAATTAAATCACATTAAATATAAAGAATGAAGTGCAGTTCTAAATTGGTAAGAGGTGTTCAGTGGAGACCTACTCTATTTAGAATGATGTTCAGCTGGGATGGTGGGCTTAATATATGATTATAAAAGTACACTtcagtttagattagattagatttattggatttatatgccgcccctctccgtagacccggggcggctcacaacaatggtaaaaaacaatacatagttttgTTTAGAAAGCTTAAAGGTTCGAGCTGTTTTTCACTGAAATCAGTGGCAGGGCACCCTCTGATATCAGCAGAGCTGGACTGCACCACTGGAATACAGCTAAGTGATAGCAAGACATACTATACAGCATGAACTGCGTAAATGAACTTGCGTTCATGACAGCCTTTTACTTTGCACAGTCTGCCGCTGCATTCCAAGAGATTTGTTTCTCTGAACCATTGGCAAAATGTTCTTATTCTAATATTCTCTATGCTCAATCTTTCTTCCAAAGAATTCATCTTTGATTTGACTGAACAGTTGAAATTTCAACTGAGAAAGGTATTGATGTTTCCCTTAAAAAAATTACATGCTGTAATTTGAATGTAGGTTTTTATTTTAAGTATCCATATTTATAATCCCTTAATGTGCTTTAATAAGAATTCTGTTGGGGGAGCTGGCTTAGGGGAATCAGAAATTGTGGTAGGAAGTAGTTTACTAATTTGTATTACTAAAATAAAACCTAAGTGTGCAGTTTTAAACCCCCTTCATAGAAAGCATGATTTGAAGTttagaacttttttaaaaaacatttttttctttctgtggtTGTGTACTCATTATTGCTTGTTCGTCTTTTGCAATTTAGATAAATGGTATAACATTAAACTCAAGGTGATTGAGTTGCAGTAGGGAGTCGGAAGCAAGCCAAGGGAACATCTTTCTCTACAGGGGACTTGGCGATTCCAAACCCCCCCAAAGttccaagaagaaaaagaagacaccTGGAATCTGTACTTGCTTTTGTGCTGTTGAGCTGTGCTTGTTACATGGACCTTGTTGCTTTGACCAGCAACTTTAGAACGAAATTGCCCACCTGTATTGTGAACCACACTTGGCCTCTTAATCCTTTGTGGTCATCACATAATTGTCATTAAGAAAATGATGGCAGCTTTCATTCCATTAAATAGTTAGTGAAGGTTTAGTTCAGTTTACTGATGGAAGTAAGAAAATGCATGCATAAATTCTTTTTCAGTTTTCTTAGCAGGATTTCAGTGATATTGTAGATGATGATTCTGTAATGTTCAGTGTACAGCTTCAGTCCCTTGTACAAATAACTTAAAAGAATTTTTCAAGGATCGATACCAAAGAATGCTGGGGGAAAATGTTTAGAAAGTTAATTAGAAGAATCATACACCATCTATTATGATGCTGCTATGGCAAATTCATGGCCCTATGTTTCAGTGGCTGTACAGATCATACCTTATGAAATCCACAAAGGATTAACAGGCCATTTTGAATGTAATGGTAAGGCAAGAGAATGTTGGTTATTTGTTAGGACAGTTACTGAACAACTTTTAAgcaaagttttttgtttttttaagaaaacaaaaacctaataaAATGAGTGTAATACGCTCTTGTCCGTGGTAGAAgattaaatcaaaataaagaataTCTTGTCTGGGTTTGGTTTTTCAAATAACCTGTATTTCTTCCTGTCATATCTCTTTACAGAATCCTGATTCCAAAATGATGCAAATCAACTTGACTGGATTTTTGAATGGGAAAAACGCGAGAGAATTCATGGGAGAACTATGGCCGCTGCTGTTAAGTGCTCAAGAAAACATTGCTGGTATTCCATCTGCTTTTTTGGAgctgaagaaagaagaaataaaacaaagacAGGTAGGATTATGTTAAAGGAGGGTTATGGGTTTGAATTTAAGGCCAAATAATgattgatagaatagaatggctctggataaatatttgaaaaattagTATATGATCTGAAAAGCTGTAATAATTTGGTAAAAATGTAAGAGAACAAAGTGGATAGACACTACTTATTGAGCTGCAGTATCTTAGAATTTTTTGGTAACTAAACACTTGACTACTGAAAAGATTTCTTAAAAGATGTGAGCACTGGAAACATTTGAAGACCtgaacaattagtttttattGTATGCATAAAATCTATAAAAAAGATGATCTGATTTCCTGAACAGTGTTCATTTCTGCTGTGAAGAATTGGTTTTGCATAGTTTTTAGTCGTGAGTTTTTGAAACGAAGGTGATTAACTATTTCAACTGTATGATGatcattttttaattaaacattaCAAACTTTACCAAATGCATGAGATAGGGAAAAATTCCTTCTATTATTTGTCTTTAAACTTTTAGAGGCACTAataagatgttaaagagtacagcaAAATGCTGTTATTTATTTCTAGTTTACTGTCTTTGTGTTGTTTGCCACCCAGATATTTTATCTCTCCCTGTCTGTGTTAATTATTCCCACCAATTTTCTGACAGAGAAAATCAAAGGAATACATGTTCATGTATTTATTATGTTTCTGCTGGGATTGTAGCAGTATAAGAACTTTAATTTCAACAAGGATGTGTAATGTCTGGTAATCAAATATCTGCCCATTCCAGCTTCCTAAGCTGGGTTCTGTAGTAAATCACAAATCACAGGGTCATTACATGGATGATCGAAGAGGAGGGAATGCAGACTTTCTGAAGTTGTTGAATTTCAACACCCCAAAGCCTCACCCAGCAAGATCAGCCTAGAATGGATTCAGCTTTTTATGTGTGCCTTTTGATTAAAATTGGTATTTGCTGTTTCAGATTGAACAGGAAAAATTGGCTTCAATGAAGAAACAAGATGAAGACAAGGATAAACGAgacaaagaagataaagaaaacagagaaaagcGGGACCGTTCTCGGAGCCCCAGAAGGTGATATTTATTTGCATAAATTGCATTTTTTTGTGTGTCTTGAAGATGTCAGTAGAGCAATTATGCATGAAAACGAAAATGCATCTTAATGATGCTGTCTAAAAGTTGTGGTTGAGGTGCATTTTCGCCTTGTGTTGCTTGCTTTAGCTGAACACATGAAAGAATCAAAGGTTTGCCCATATATATTGCATCCACAGTTTCTTTACGCTAATTAGGCATATTGAACACAAACCCACAAACTTCTGTACTGGGATTTTCGATAACGCCGGGCTCCAACTCTTTGATGGACTTTAAAAGCCTTCATCCCAAGTACTGTACTTTCAGGCTTCCCCAGATAACAGAACTCCACGCAGGCATATAGGAAGGAAAGAACCTCCCTACATGGCATCACTCCATCACATTTTAAGTCCTCACAGTTACTAACTAAACCTTCTCCAGAAGGTTACCGAACGCAGTAATTTTACCGTTTTAGTCAGCGGTCAAAATAGAAGATTAGGGATGTCCAAtttataaagattattttatcaCATGCATGCTACGATGAGCATATTTTTTTAGATCTAAACTAAATTTACATTTGTCTAGACGCAAATCAAGATCTCCTTCCCCTAGAAGACGCTCATCTCCTGTTAGGAAAGAGAGGAAACATAGCCATTCTCGATCCCCCCACCACACAGCCAAAAGTCGCAGTGTTACACCTCCACctgtaaaaaaagaagagacaCCAGAACCAGAACCTTCCATGAAAGTAAAAGAAACATTGATCCAGGAGGCCACATCTACCAGGTAACACCACAGATAATTAATTATTTTCCTCCTGGTTTTGTAATATTAATTATGTTAAATCAGTGAAATTAGATGTTATGTCCACTGTTTAGGGCTTCAGAAATAGTAGTTGCTAAATATCCTGTTATGTAAAATAGTGTGTCCTAAAATAGCGACATAATGAGTATTATATCAGCTTTCCGCTAATTTAATATTGACTTCGTAATTTATTTTAACAGTGATATCTTGAAACTCCCTAAAATTGAGCCTATGCCGGATACTAAGGAAATATCTCCAGAAAGAGTTtccaaaaaggaaagagaaagggaaaaagaaaaggagaagcctCGTCCAAGATCTCCATCTCGATCTAGGTCAAGATCAAAGTCTCGATCACGTTCCCCATCACATTCAAGACCAAGAAGACGTCATAGATCACGATCTAGGTTAGATAGTTCAGATTCTTTCTAAAAATAGCTCACCTTATATCTAACCTTTTTAACCGTTGTAAGTGTATATTACCTTGTTAATAACTGAGAATATTAAATATATGAAGCCTTAATGCTTTCATTTATTATTCCCAAATTATcctcttggttttttaaaattatctatctatatacttATACTAGCCTTATACTTGCCTTCCTTGATGCATATTATCATAAAGCAGTTCCCTTTCTGTGCTACGCAAAGTAACATCTGGACTAGTTTGTAGCTACGGCAGGTAGGCAGGTGCTATTGCTCTTCCTTCCCTTGGAAACTTTGTAAACATTCAGTCCTATTTGGTAACTGAGTTTTTGATCATTTGTATGATTAGGTCTTATTCACCAAGAAGGCGGCCTAGCCCAAGAAGGCGCCCATCTCCTCGGAGAAGAACCCCACCAAGACGTATTCCACCTCCACCCAGGCATAGAAGAAGCAGATCTCCTGTGAGGCGGTAAGAATTTTGGGAGTTTACAGGCAACAGTCACTAACACTGAAACCTTTTGGGATTCTCCTATCCTGATCTTTGTTAGATCTTAGCTCCAGTTCCAGCAATTGTATTTCATAGAACTCCAGGTAGGAGGAAGCTATGCTACATTTTTGTTGCTTCTTATGCTACCCAAGCTTTTATGTCACTTATATTGAAAAATTGTCATTTTACAAATTTAAGATCTTGGTTTTTTCTTCATTGTTCATGTTTTAGACTGATAATAACTGTTTCTCTAACGGAATTATGTTGCAAagcatgactctaaagtgtgcaatagggttgatattcctggaggcgtctgtaatatggtaaatgacttagctttactagataaatggtcaaagcaatggaaactgcagtttaatgtttccaaatgtaaaataatgcacttggggaaaaggaatcctcaatctgagtattgcattggcagttctgtgttagcaaatacttcagaagaaaaggatttaggggtagtgatttctgacagtctcaaaatgggtgaacagtgcagtcaggcggtagggaaagcaagtaggatgcttggctgcatagctagaggtataacaagcaggaagagggagattatgatcccgctatatagaatgctggtgagaccacatttggaatactgtgttcagttctggagacctcacctacaaaaagatattgacaaaattgaacgggtccaaagacgggctacaagaatggtggaaggtcttaagcataaaacgtatcaggaaagacttaatgaactcaatctgtatagtctggaggacagaaggaaaaggggggacatgatcgagacatttaaatatattaaagggttaaataaggttcaggagggaagtgtttttaataggaaagtgaacacaagaacaaggggacacaatctgaagttagttgggggaaagatcaaaagcaacatgagaagatattattttactgaaagtgtagtagatccttggaacaaacttccagcagacgtggtagataaatccacagtaactgaatttaaacatgcctgggataaacatatatccatcctaagataaaatacagaaaatagtataagggcagactagatggaccatgaggtctttttctgccgtcagacttctatgtttctacctattCCTATCAGTTTAGTTGGAAATATTTTTGTGGCTATGCTTTTGGCAGGAGGGCTTTCAAGGAAGAATGCAAGGATTGTTTGCAATGTTGGTTAAAACCTCTTCTCTGACTTATCAGTCCATTTTCTACTGTTGCTGATAAGTGACATTTGTAAAGCTAAGACAGACAAAACAACAGTTGCATTTGCTTAGTAGAATAATAAATACAGTTTCATAGTCATATGGCCTTCTAATGAGTATTGTTCAAGGGAGAgttagtacacacacacacacactcacacggtTCTTGGGAATCATACAATCAAAGGTGGAGTCATCAACTAGATGAGAGCAACAGAATTGTTCACAGTCTCCTTTAAATGTAATGTGATGAAGTCAGCTTAGTTGCTAACTATGTTTTGTCTGGATGTTTTAATGTTTGGAAAAGGAAAAGGGCAGCTATTTTTCAGTTCCCTGATTTTGACCAAGAATAAAAACATTGTGTAATATATTAAATGTTCAGATTATCCAGTTCTTAATCCAGAGACTTTCACCATTACTAAATGGTATTTAACTTACAAGATTGATGCAACCAATAGTTCTGCATAATGTAGAAAATGAACATTCTGTTATTGGAAGTATCATACTAGAAGTTAGTAAAATCTTTATGAAACTGCAAGGCAGATCAGTCTTTGGACTAAGTTTAGAGCATATTTAATATCAACTTTAATGTTTTAGGAGGAGGAGATCATCCGCATCAATATCAGGAAGTAGTTCATCCTCATCATCTTCACGTTCTCGATCACCACCAAAGAAACCGCCTAAGAGAGTTGTCTCTAGCCCTCCCCGGAAAACAAGGAGGCTTTCTCCTTCTGCAAGCCCCCCAAGGCGAAGGCACCGGCCATCCCCACCTCCAAGTCCTCCCCCCAAACCCCGCAGGTCACCAACACCACAGCAGTCTAATCGTACAAGAAAAGTCCGTAGTTCTGTTTCTCCCAATAGGACTTCAGGTAAATGGAAGTGTTTTTGAAAATATTCCAAGCCATTATGATAATGTTTTTAACCTCAAATGCTTCTGTATTAAAGTGCTTAATTAGATATTATCTAACTTTGAAAGAAAACTGCAATCTTTCCAGTAAGATTTGCTTTCCAGGCTGCAACTTACTGTGTGGAATTGACCAGGAAATTAGACCTTTTCTGCATTTTAGCTACTTGAGTTGTATGTCACATTTTTCATAATTTGATGAAATATCTAGACTTTCTCCTAAATATTGAcaatttttaataatatgaaagCATAAATACTTCCACATGAATGTGATATAAAtgagttttaaattttgtttccttttttctttttagcatcTAAACATAAAAGTATTGAAAAGAGAGAATCTCCCTCGCCCGCACCAAAAACAAGAAAAGTTGAATTGTCAGAATCAGGTAGGTTTCAGAATGTTGCTGTACTTTGCAATGTCTGTGATAACGGGAAAAgttaaatgttgtgagccgccccgagtctacagagaggggcggcatacaaatctaataaataattaaatcaatcATTAAATGGAATTCGATAAGTTAGATCCTAATACCCATGGTAGGTACAGTTTAATAAAAATCAAATGTAAGGTCAACTCAACAACAGCAAAAGTTGCAATTAGATTTCAGTCATcatttgtgttctgtcgggctctctggtagaatcctcccaaaaattcacaggtacaaatttcagacacacacgtttgaaaattcaaaacaatgttctttataatgaaaattcacttaaacctttgaaaagtgttcggaaacttcagatcgtgcagaatgcagctgcgagagcagtcatgggcttacccaggtatgcccatgtttcaccatcactccacagtctgcattggctgccgatcagtttccggtcacaattcaaagtgttggttatgacctttaaagcccttcatggcatcggaccagaatatctccgagaccgccttctgccgcacgaatcccagcgaccgattaggtcccacagagtgggcctcctccaggtcccgtcaactaaacaatgtcggttggcgggccccaggggaagagccttctctgtggcggcaccgactctctggaaccaactccccctggagatcagaattgcccctactcttcctgccttccgtaaacttctcaaaacccacctttgccgtcaggcatggggaaactgaacatctccccctgggcccgctgaatttatgcatggtatgcttgtgtgtgtgtatgttagtatagggttttgtttttttttaaacttttcatattttaattaattggattatgtattggattgttttttcacttgttgtgagccgccccgagtcttcggagaggggcggcatacaaatccaaataataaataaataaataaataaactaagccctcttttgttatagcaaagagcactcctctccaaacaaactggtaatttatacaagtcccttatcagttcactgatacttagcttgcagctgtgaggcaattcaaagtccttctttcacaaagtgaaacacactttgctctggtttaggttcaacgcagggaaaaatcagcacacaagaagtcaaagtcaggaaagcagtcacgaaatacaacgatcagataatcctccacaatggccaaacccacaggctgctatttatagcagcctcactaatgaccacagcctcacccaaccacaggtggcctcattttcgttgataataatctctcagttgttgttgcctatgcatcactctccgcatgcgtggctgtatcattaactcttattctgaatacaaggaggagctagataattgatctccttctgagctgtctgccacactcctcctccctgtcactcatgtcttcttggtcagaggagcctttatcatcagattccacccgggggggcaaaacaggcctgcagcatgtggatgtctcccccacatccacggtgcttggggcaggagctgggccagagctaaccacaacaatttgagTTGCATAATCAAAAAGCCTAAACCAAAGGAACtaaaacttattttttattattttttatatgtatataaagGACGATCGCAGTCGGTATATATTGAGTCTCAAATTACTttattaatatgtactataattctTTCCTGTCTAATATTTAGAAGAAGACAAAGGTGGTAAAATGGCAGCTGCAGACTCCGTGCAGCAAAGACGACAGTACAGAAGGCAGAACCAGCAGTCTTCATCAGGTAAAGTATTTTATGTTCTTTTATACATATACTTGAAATAAgttgattattatttattgggttttCTTCTCGGGTCTAAACTGTAGTTTGACATAgactgagatatttttttttgtcctgaTGCAGTGAGACACTAAGTCTTACATATgagcaaatttttacttttagtGATAAGAGATAGTGGTGcatagagaaaaaaaatggaaggacATCTAATAAAGCTTTGTTCCTTGCCCAAGAATCCCAAATATATATGGATATATGAAAGCACTTCATAAAAATTACTATATCTATTTTTTTCGGGTAGTGGAGAGTAAAAGTTTTACTTGATGCCTGTCCAGCTTGTTTTCTGTTTCCTTGTTTGTCATTGCTGATGTTTTGATTCTTTGAAGAAGCAAAGACTGAAAATCCTTGTTGAACTAGTAAAAATTTATAACTGAAAATTACGTAAATAGTTGTGATCCTCCTTTTCCGTTCCACTATAACTAAAGTTCTGTATAACAAAGAACTTTAACAATCCTGAAAATATTGTTAGGAGTAGTTTCTCAACATTAAGCCTAATTTACAATTGGAGGGTCAACCAAGATTAAGCTTTAAATGGGCAGAAACATTCAATTATGCTTTTAAAATGGTTTATCAGAGCTCTTTGTACTTTTCAATACTTCATTAAATGTCTATATGATTTGAGCTGCTTGGTTTGGACCTTGTGGGGCAATTGAATACTGTAAACAGTTGAATAAGTatgcttccttccttttctatttCTAGTCTATAGGATACAATACACTGAATATTCTGCACTTCAAAGTGATATCACATTtcaatcattattatttattgtggTTCAGATTCtggttcatcatcatcatccgaaGAGGAACGACCGAAAAAGTCAAATGTGAAAAACGGTGAAGTGGGTAGACGACGGCGGCACTCCCATTCTCGCAGCCCATCTCCTTCTCCACGAAAGTGGCAGAAAGAATCTTCTCCTCGGTAACTTCCTGTTGTGTGTCCAGGCTAATTTTTTCGGTTACTAATTTATCAGGTTTCTTGACCACCTGATAAAAGCTACTGGAATTTCTGAATACATTGCATAGTTTCTGACTCAtgtcacgtcaactaaacaatgtcatttggtgggacccaggggaagagccttctctgtggcggccccgacccgttggaaccaactccccccagatatcagagtttcccccaccctccttgcctttcgtaagctccttaaaacccacctctgtcgtcaggcatgggggaattgagactttccctccccctaggcttataaaatttatgcatggtatgttagtatgtatgattggtttctaaattggagttttaaattaacttaaatattagatttgtttacattgtattattattgctgtgagccgccctgagtctgcggagaggggtggcatacaaatctgattaataaataataaataaataaataaatgtggccaCATTCACTCATCATTCTGTGTTCATGGCTAGTTTGTAAAAAATAAGCCTGTCTTGAAATATcataggtaaaggttcccctgcgCATGTGTGCTAGTCATTTCCGGCTCTAGATCGGTTTCAACTCACTCCGTtacatggcactagggattcggactgctgaactgccgacctcCTGATTGACAAGCtgagcatcttagccactgagtcacCCTTGAGATATCATGTTAAGCCATAAAACCATGATTTAAAACCCTAATGCCTGAATTCATACCTTAATGAACCATTCCATGACTATAGTTATGAACCCAGCTATTGTGTCCAGTTTTCGCTTTCATTTTAGCCATGGTAATTTTGCACCTCTGTTCCAGTCTTCTCATTTTCATAGTTTTGCTAGCAACATAAAGGGCAACTGTTTACCTTAAAAAGTGAGGGATTTGTTGCCTGCAGATATGCAACGTATATTGTAACTTGATCAGTTTTTGCCTCCTAATTGATGCTCACAAATGAATTTTTTCCTCCCTCCACTGCTGTCAGGATGCAGATGGGAAAGAGGTGGCAGTCACCAATTGTTAAAAGGTTGGTCAGCAGGTCATTCTGTTAAGAGTTAAACTTTGATGTGTTTTGAGAATGGAGCATTTACTGCTGATCTGATCACAACCACGTGTTTCCCCCTTCTAGGAAATACAGTAAAAAGATATAAGTAAATAACACAAATGGTGGCGTATAGGTGGTCATTTCCTATCAGCTTCTTTTTCTGTAACTACATGCTGGGAAGTGGAAAAAAAGGTCAAATAATTAAAGTAGAATAATGGAAGAACCAATTAATTGATCTACTTAATGTTTACTAAATTGCAAAAGTGATTAAAATATATCCCTTACACTTCTAGTCTTCATCGGTTCtataatttattcatttgattactgggcaaaagttttaaaataattttacacCAAAAAGATGGAAGGCAATTTAGATGTTAAATGCTGTAGTGAACTATAGTGAGGatcataaaatttatttattatatatcccactttcattatttcttattttttttaaaaaacaaatgttaAATTGGCACAGATAAATTGGTCCTTGGCCATATCCATCTTCTCTCTAAAGACAAAAGATCAAGATATTTTAATGTATT is part of the Erythrolamprus reginae isolate rEryReg1 chromosome 11, rEryReg1.hap1, whole genome shotgun sequence genome and harbors:
- the SRRM1 gene encoding serine/arginine repetitive matrix protein 1 isoform X2; this encodes MDAGFFRGTSAEQDNRFSNKQKKLLKQLKFAECLEKKVDMSKVNLEVIKPWITKRVTEILGFEDDVVIEFIFNQLEVKNPDSKMMQINLTGFLNGKNAREFMGELWPLLLSAQENIAGIPSAFLELKKEEIKQRQIEQEKLASMKKQDEDKDKRDKEDKENREKRDRSRSPRRRKSRSPSPRRRSSPVRKERKHSHSRSPHHTAKSRSVTPPPVKKEETPEPEPSMKVKETLIQEATSTSDILKLPKIEPMPDTKEISPERVSKKEREREKEKEKPRPRSPSRSRSRSKSRSRSPSHSRPRRRHRSRSRSYSPRRRPSPRRRPSPRRRTPPRRIPPPPRHRRSRSPVRRRRRSSASISGSSSSSSSSRSRSPPKKPPKRVVSSPPRKTRRLSPSASPPRRRHRPSPPPSPPPKPRRSPTPQQSNRTRKVRSSVSPNRTSASKHKSIEKRESPSPAPKTRKVELSESEEDKGGKMAAADSVQQRRQYRRQNQQSSSDSGSSSSSEEERPKKSNVKNGEVGRRRRHSHSRSPSPSPRKWQKESSPRRRRRSPSPPPARRRRSPSPAPPPRRRRSPSPPRRRSPSPPPRRHSPTPRRYSPPIQRRYSPSPPPKRRTASPPPKRRASPSPQPKLRVSRSPPPKQRSPPPPKRRSPSASCKHRKSPPPSRSIREPRSPLQNKRHSPSPQPRPPRTSASPPLLRRGPSSSPQRRQSPSPTSRPIRRVSRTPEPKKSKKASPPSPHSARRGSSSRSASASPEPPPKKHPAPPSPARSTSPSAHWSPVAPAKKDKSPTPSPSPVRNSDQEGGGKKKKKKKDKKHKKDKKHKKHKKHKKEKAAAAAAAAAAMAVLTPSVEEDQEKIVEPKKETESEAEDNLDDLEKHLREKALRSMRKAQASPPS
- the SRRM1 gene encoding serine/arginine repetitive matrix protein 1 isoform X1, with the translated sequence MDAGFFRGTSAEQDNRFSNKQKKLLKQLKFAECLEKKVDMSKVNLEVIKPWITKRVTEILGFEDDVVIEFIFNQLEVKNPDSKMMQINLTGFLNGKNAREFMGELWPLLLSAQENIAGIPSAFLELKKEEIKQRQIEQEKLASMKKQDEDKDKRDKEDKENREKRDRSRSPRRRKSRSPSPRRRSSPVRKERKHSHSRSPHHTAKSRSVTPPPVKKEETPEPEPSMKVKETLIQEATSTSDILKLPKIEPMPDTKEISPERVSKKEREREKEKEKPRPRSPSRSRSRSKSRSRSPSHSRPRRRHRSRSRSYSPRRRPSPRRRPSPRRRTPPRRIPPPPRHRRSRSPVRRRRRSSASISGSSSSSSSSRSRSPPKKPPKRVVSSPPRKTRRLSPSASPPRRRHRPSPPPSPPPKPRRSPTPQQSNRTRKVRSSVSPNRTSASKHKSIEKRESPSPAPKTRKVELSESEEDKGGKMAAADSVQQRRQYRRQNQQSSSDSGSSSSSEEERPKKSNVKNGEVGRRRRHSHSRSPSPSPRKWQKESSPRMQMGKRWQSPIVKSRRRRSPSPPPARRRRSPSPAPPPRRRRSPSPPRRRSPSPPPRRHSPTPRRYSPPIQRRYSPSPPPKRRTASPPPKRRASPSPQPKLRVSRSPPPKQRSPPPPKRRSPSASCKHRKSPPPSRSIREPRSPLQNKRHSPSPQPRPPRTSASPPLLRRGPSSSPQRRQSPSPTSRPIRRVSRTPEPKKSKKASPPSPHSARRGSSSRSASASPEPPPKKHPAPPSPARSTSPSAHWSPVAPAKKDKSPTPSPSPVRNSDQEGGGKKKKKKKDKKHKKDKKHKKHKKHKKEKAAAAAAAAAAMAVLTPSVEEDQEKIVEPKKETESEAEDNLDDLEKHLREKALRSMRKAQASPPS
- the SRRM1 gene encoding serine/arginine repetitive matrix protein 1 isoform X6, coding for MDAGFFRGTSAEQDNRFSNKQKKLLKQLKFAECLEKKVDMSKVNLEVIKPWITKRVTEILGFEDDVVIEFIFNQLEVKNPDSKMMQINLTGFLNGKNAREFMGELWPLLLSAQENIAGIPSAFLELKKEEIKQRQIEQEKLASMKKQDEDKDKRDKEDKENREKRDRSRSPRSDILKLPKIEPMPDTKEISPERVSKKEREREKEKEKPRPRSPSRSRSRSKSRSRSPSHSRPRRRHRSRSRSYSPRRRPSPRRRPSPRRRTPPRRIPPPPRHRRSRSPVRRRRRSSASISGSSSSSSSSRSRSPPKKPPKRVVSSPPRKTRRLSPSASPPRRRHRPSPPPSPPPKPRRSPTPQQSNRTRKVRSSVSPNRTSASKHKSIEKRESPSPAPKTRKVELSESEEDKGGKMAAADSVQQRRQYRRQNQQSSSDSGSSSSSEEERPKKSNVKNGEVGRRRRHSHSRSPSPSPRKWQKESSPRRRRRSPSPPPARRRRSPSPAPPPRRRRSPSPPRRRSPSPPPRRHSPTPRRYSPPIQRRYSPSPPPKRRTASPPPKRRASPSPQPKLRVSRSPPPKQRSPPPPKRRSPSASCKHRKSPPPSRSIREPRSPLQNKRHSPSPQPRPPRTSASPPLLRRGPSSSPQRRQSPSPTSRPIRRVSRTPEPKKSKKASPPSPHSARRGSSSRSASASPEPPPKKHPAPPSPARSTSPSAHWSPVAPAKKDKSPTPSPSPVRNSDQEGGGKKKKKKKDKKHKKDKKHKKHKKHKKEKAAAAAAAAAAMAVLTPSVEEDQEKIVEPKKETESEAEDNLDDLEKHLREKALRSMRKAQASPPS